Proteins co-encoded in one Xanthomonas campestris pv. badrii genomic window:
- a CDS encoding YhdP family protein has translation MPTPLRRRLRLFRRYAITAAALAVVAIALLVGAASQALPLAEEHPQQVADWLSQRAGQAIAFDRLDTEWTRRGPLLRLDGLRIGPHGEVQVGQAEILLAMYAGLLPGHSLTEVRLRGLALTLQRGDDGVWSVQGLPSGKRSDPLDALRRLGEIQLAEARLKVNAPSIGLDTTLPRIDLRLRVSGSTLKVGSRSWIDLKRAPLTAVLEFDRNSGDGSAYAQADPADLAAWASLLQVGGMRLDGGGGRLQAWAQLRARRVSAVTVDADLTQLQLSGTALPDETARRTLRWERLQARARWQTIDGGWRLDAPLLRLGDAANLQRLDGLSIAGGRRYAVAAKQGDVSGLIAAAALSDQLSPGLRRWLTLSRPQLRVADLQIAGEQGGAVRAQGQIEELGFLPVGNAPGISGLRGRIDGDAQGGELDTAADATVRFDWPTGFGVVHQIQLAGKIVGWREGAGWQVATPALRVQASDYGANVRGGLWFQNDGSRPRMQLAAQLDDVALPVARKFWIRSKMSKAAIDWLDMAVAGGVVTGGTGLVSGDLDDWPFDNNDGRFEAFGHIRDGVIRFQPDWPAMEQVQADLSFIGNGFSLQGQGDLADTPIAQLEAGIPSFTTSELYVRASTQADAAQLLGMLRQSPLERRYGDTLRNLTVSGPAAVSFDLLRPLRTKGVGGHLQGTVALQGAKLADARWNLAFDQVSGQAEYRDSGFAAERLSVQHQGRTGELALRAGGFVQDPAQAFEARFNATLDAKELFDRAPQMEWLRPYVHGSAPWQVGVDVPLPTPGQPDAQALLTLRSDLFGTTLDLPAPLDKPATRALDTQVKVALPVGDGDIDVAFGKLVALKASSQGNQTGVRVVMGTDTVTERPPANGLVVTGRTASLDAIDWISLARGSSDPDMPPLPGQPAPPKKDAVPLQQVDVQADKLLMIGGVFPQTRLRLRPTRDAVAVTLDGPSLAGQLTVPNAEGGTVQGKLSTVRWQPVADAPTPAAPEPGDPLAGALPEPARRAVAEFDPVSIPPLALDIDDLRVGKMTLGAAILRSSRLTDGMQVDQLQLRSDDQSIGLTGAWRGKGEAASTRLSARVDSRNLGNLLQNLTLGGQLRGGEGQLELNAGWQGSPTGFALGSLDGNLKVDIRNGQLLEVEPGAGRVLGLLSVAQLPRRLMFDFRDFFSKGLAFNTLDGEVRFGEGFARTDAIRIAGPAADIAIRGQTDLRAQTFDQTVDVNPKAGNLLTVVGAVAGGPVGAAVGAAANAVLGKPLGAIGAKTYHVTGPWKDPQVDVVERERAPSKPAPAAKTPATPAR, from the coding sequence ATGCCCACCCCGCTGCGCCGCCGTCTGCGGCTGTTCCGCCGCTATGCGATCACTGCCGCCGCGCTGGCGGTGGTGGCGATCGCGTTGCTGGTCGGGGCGGCCAGCCAGGCGTTGCCGTTGGCGGAGGAGCATCCGCAGCAGGTTGCCGATTGGTTGAGCCAGCGCGCCGGGCAGGCGATCGCCTTCGATCGGCTGGACACCGAGTGGACACGGCGCGGGCCGCTGCTGCGGCTGGATGGCCTGCGGATCGGCCCGCATGGCGAGGTGCAGGTGGGGCAGGCGGAAATCCTGCTGGCGATGTATGCCGGGCTGTTGCCCGGTCATTCGCTGACCGAAGTGCGTCTGCGCGGGCTGGCGCTGACCCTGCAACGCGGCGACGACGGCGTGTGGTCGGTGCAGGGGTTGCCGAGCGGCAAGCGTTCCGATCCGCTGGACGCGCTGCGTCGGCTGGGCGAGATCCAGCTGGCCGAGGCGCGGCTGAAGGTAAACGCGCCCTCGATCGGCCTGGACACCACGCTGCCGCGGATCGATCTGCGCCTGCGCGTGAGCGGTTCGACGCTCAAGGTCGGCAGCCGTAGCTGGATCGATCTCAAGCGCGCGCCGCTGACCGCGGTGCTGGAGTTCGACCGCAACAGCGGCGACGGCAGCGCCTATGCACAGGCCGACCCGGCCGATCTGGCGGCCTGGGCGTCGCTGCTGCAGGTCGGCGGCATGCGCCTGGACGGCGGCGGCGGGCGGCTGCAGGCCTGGGCGCAGCTGCGCGCGCGCCGGGTGAGCGCTGTCACCGTGGATGCCGATCTCACCCAACTGCAATTGTCGGGCACCGCACTGCCGGATGAAACCGCACGCCGCACGCTGCGCTGGGAGCGGCTGCAGGCGCGCGCGCGCTGGCAGACCATCGACGGCGGCTGGCGGCTGGATGCGCCGCTGCTGCGGTTGGGCGATGCGGCAAATCTGCAGCGGCTGGATGGGCTCAGCATCGCCGGCGGGCGTCGCTATGCGGTGGCCGCCAAACAGGGCGATGTCTCCGGCCTGATTGCCGCTGCCGCATTGAGCGATCAACTCTCGCCTGGGCTGCGCCGCTGGCTGACCCTGTCCAGACCGCAGCTGCGCGTGGCCGATCTGCAGATTGCTGGCGAGCAGGGCGGCGCCGTGCGTGCGCAGGGGCAGATCGAAGAACTCGGTTTCCTGCCGGTGGGCAATGCGCCGGGGATCAGCGGTTTGCGCGGACGCATCGACGGCGACGCGCAGGGCGGCGAACTGGACACCGCAGCGGACGCCACGGTGCGTTTCGACTGGCCCACCGGCTTTGGCGTGGTGCATCAGATCCAGCTGGCCGGCAAGATCGTCGGCTGGCGCGAAGGTGCCGGCTGGCAGGTCGCCACCCCGGCCCTGCGCGTGCAGGCCAGCGACTACGGCGCCAACGTGCGCGGCGGGCTGTGGTTCCAGAACGACGGCAGCCGCCCGCGCATGCAACTGGCCGCGCAGCTGGACGATGTAGCGCTGCCGGTGGCGCGCAAGTTCTGGATCCGCTCCAAGATGAGCAAGGCCGCCATCGACTGGCTGGACATGGCCGTGGCCGGCGGCGTGGTCACCGGTGGCACCGGCCTGGTCAGTGGCGATCTGGACGACTGGCCGTTCGACAACAACGATGGGCGCTTCGAGGCGTTCGGGCACATCCGCGATGGCGTGATCCGCTTCCAGCCGGATTGGCCGGCGATGGAGCAGGTGCAGGCCGATCTGAGCTTCATCGGCAACGGCTTCTCGCTGCAGGGCCAGGGCGATCTCGCCGACACCCCGATCGCGCAGCTGGAGGCCGGGATTCCCAGCTTCACCACCTCCGAGCTCTACGTGCGCGCCTCCACCCAGGCCGACGCGGCACAGCTGCTGGGCATGCTGCGCCAGAGTCCGCTGGAGCGCCGTTATGGCGACACCTTGCGCAACCTCACCGTGTCCGGCCCGGCGGCGGTGAGCTTCGACCTGCTGCGCCCGTTGCGGACCAAGGGCGTGGGCGGCCATCTGCAGGGCACGGTTGCGCTGCAGGGCGCAAAGCTGGCCGATGCGCGCTGGAACCTGGCCTTCGACCAGGTCAGCGGGCAGGCCGAGTACCGCGACAGCGGCTTTGCGGCCGAGCGGTTGAGCGTGCAGCACCAGGGCCGCACCGGCGAGCTGGCGCTGCGTGCCGGTGGCTTCGTGCAGGACCCGGCGCAAGCCTTCGAAGCACGCTTCAACGCCACCCTGGACGCCAAGGAGTTGTTCGACCGGGCGCCGCAGATGGAATGGTTGCGCCCTTACGTGCATGGCAGTGCGCCATGGCAGGTGGGGGTGGACGTGCCGCTGCCCACGCCGGGCCAGCCGGATGCGCAGGCGCTGCTGACGCTGCGCTCGGACCTGTTCGGCACCACGCTGGATCTGCCGGCGCCCCTGGACAAGCCGGCGACCCGTGCGCTGGACACCCAGGTCAAGGTGGCCTTGCCGGTGGGCGATGGCGACATCGATGTGGCCTTCGGCAAGCTGGTGGCGTTGAAGGCCAGCAGCCAGGGCAACCAGACCGGCGTACGCGTGGTCATGGGCACCGACACCGTGACCGAGCGCCCGCCCGCCAATGGACTGGTGGTCACCGGCCGCACCGCCTCGCTGGATGCGATCGACTGGATCAGCCTGGCGCGTGGCAGCAGCGATCCCGACATGCCACCGCTGCCGGGCCAGCCGGCACCGCCGAAGAAAGACGCGGTACCGTTGCAACAGGTGGACGTGCAGGCCGACAAGCTGCTGATGATCGGTGGCGTGTTCCCGCAGACGCGGCTACGGCTGCGCCCGACCCGCGATGCGGTGGCGGTGACCCTGGACGGGCCCTCGCTGGCCGGCCAACTCACCGTGCCCAATGCCGAGGGCGGCACGGTGCAGGGCAAGCTCAGCACCGTGCGCTGGCAGCCGGTGGCCGATGCGCCGACACCCGCCGCGCCCGAGCCGGGCGACCCGCTGGCCGGTGCCTTGCCGGAACCGGCGCGCCGCGCGGTGGCCGAGTTCGACCCGGTCTCGATCCCGCCGCTGGCGCTGGATATCGATGATCTGCGGGTCGGCAAGATGACCCTGGGCGCGGCGATCCTGCGCAGCAGCCGGCTGACCGACGGCATGCAGGTGGATCAGTTGCAGCTGCGCTCGGACGACCAGAGCATCGGCCTGACCGGCGCGTGGCGCGGCAAGGGCGAGGCCGCCAGCACGCGGCTGTCGGCGCGCGTGGACAGCCGCAACCTGGGCAACCTGCTGCAGAACCTCACCCTGGGCGGGCAGCTGCGCGGCGGCGAAGGCCAGCTCGAACTCAACGCCGGCTGGCAGGGTTCGCCGACCGGCTTCGCGCTCGGCTCGCTGGACGGCAACCTCAAGGTGGACATCCGCAATGGCCAGTTGCTGGAAGTGGAGCCCGGTGCCGGGCGTGTGCTCGGCCTGCTCAGCGTGGCGCAGCTGCCGCGCCGGCTGATGTTCGACTTCCGCGATTTCTTCTCCAAGGGGCTGGCCTTCAACACGCTGGATGGCGAGGTGCGCTTTGGCGAGGGCTTCGCGCGGACCGATGCCATCCGCATCGCCGGCCCGGCCGCCGATATCGCCATCCGCGGGCAGACCGACCTGCGCGCGCAGACCTTCGACCAGACCGTGGACGTCAACCCCAAGGCCGGCAACCTGCTGACCGTGGTTGGCGCGGTGGCCGGCGGCCCGGTGGGCGCGGCGGTGGGCGCGGCCGCCAATGCGGTGCTCGGCAAGCCGCTGGGTGCGATCGGCGCCAAGACCTATCACGTCACCGGGCCGTGGAAAGACCCGCAGGTGGATGTGGTCGAACGCGAGCGCGCGCCGAGCAAGCCGGCCCCCGCTGCCAAGACGCCTGCTACACCGGCGCGCTGA
- the rng gene encoding ribonuclease G, producing the protein MSEEILVNVTPRETRVAVIENGMLQELHIERGWRRGVVGNIYKGKVQRVMPGMQAAFVEVGLERAAFLHANDVVRPVPAPASVVDTEETPLPPPPAASVPIVELLRDGQDIVVQVVKDPIGTKGARLTTQISIPSRYLVLLPQSKIVGVSARIEDEAERLRLKTIVSEVSAQHGGFGYIIRTNAEGQPAEALAEDIAYLSRVWNVVERRGREAPPCSIIYEDLSLPLRAVRDLIRKDVEKVKVDSNETFVQLQAFVAKYMPVLAERLELYTGDRPIFDLYGVEDEIGRALNKQVPLKSGGYLVIDQTEAMTTIDVNTGSFVGQRNLEETVFRTNLEAAQAVARQLRLRNLGGIIIIDFIDMDDAEHRRQVLRTLEKALARDHAKTTVYEFSPLGLVEMTRKRTVESLERQLSETCGHCGGRGTIKTAETVTYEIFREITRAVRQFDAARLLVIASSKVVARITDEESAAVAELEEFLGKSIRFQSDDQYLQEQFDVVLL; encoded by the coding sequence ATGTCGGAAGAGATTTTGGTCAACGTCACCCCGCGCGAGACCCGTGTGGCGGTGATCGAGAACGGCATGCTGCAGGAACTGCATATCGAGCGCGGCTGGCGCCGGGGCGTGGTGGGCAATATCTACAAGGGCAAGGTGCAGCGGGTGATGCCGGGCATGCAGGCGGCCTTCGTTGAGGTCGGGCTGGAGCGCGCCGCGTTCCTGCACGCCAACGACGTGGTGCGCCCGGTGCCGGCACCGGCCAGTGTGGTCGACACCGAAGAAACCCCGCTCCCGCCGCCGCCAGCCGCCTCGGTTCCCATCGTCGAGCTGTTGCGCGACGGCCAGGACATCGTGGTGCAGGTGGTCAAGGACCCGATCGGCACCAAGGGCGCGCGCCTGACCACCCAGATCAGCATTCCCTCGCGCTATCTGGTGCTGCTGCCGCAGTCCAAGATCGTCGGGGTGTCGGCGCGGATCGAGGACGAGGCCGAGCGGCTGCGCCTGAAGACCATCGTCAGCGAGGTCTCTGCCCAGCACGGCGGCTTCGGCTACATCATCCGCACCAACGCCGAGGGCCAGCCGGCCGAGGCGCTGGCCGAAGACATCGCCTACCTGTCGCGGGTCTGGAACGTGGTCGAGCGGCGCGGCCGCGAAGCGCCGCCGTGCAGCATCATCTATGAAGACCTGAGCCTGCCGCTGCGGGCGGTGCGCGACCTGATCCGCAAGGACGTGGAAAAGGTCAAGGTCGATTCCAACGAGACCTTCGTGCAGCTGCAGGCCTTCGTGGCCAAGTACATGCCGGTGCTGGCCGAGCGGCTGGAGCTGTATACCGGCGACCGGCCGATCTTCGACCTGTACGGCGTGGAAGACGAGATCGGCCGCGCATTGAACAAGCAGGTGCCGCTCAAGTCCGGTGGCTACCTGGTGATCGACCAGACTGAAGCGATGACCACCATCGACGTCAACACCGGCTCGTTCGTGGGGCAGCGCAATCTGGAAGAAACCGTGTTCCGCACCAACCTGGAAGCGGCGCAGGCGGTGGCGCGGCAACTGCGGCTGCGCAACCTGGGCGGCATCATCATCATCGACTTCATCGACATGGACGATGCGGAGCACCGCCGGCAGGTGCTGCGCACGCTGGAAAAGGCGCTGGCACGCGACCACGCCAAGACTACCGTGTACGAGTTCTCGCCACTGGGCCTGGTGGAGATGACCCGCAAGCGCACCGTCGAAAGCCTGGAGCGGCAGCTGTCGGAAACCTGCGGGCACTGCGGCGGGCGCGGCACCATCAAGACTGCCGAAACGGTGACCTACGAGATCTTCCGCGAGATCACCCGCGCGGTACGCCAGTTCGATGCCGCCCGGCTGCTGGTGATCGCCTCGTCCAAGGTGGTGGCGCGCATCACCGACGAGGAGTCGGCGGCGGTGGCCGAGCTCGAAGAGTTCCTCGGCAAGAGCATCCGCTTCCAGTCCGACGACCAGTATCTGCAGGAGCAGTTCGATGTGGTGCTGCTGTGA
- a CDS encoding Maf-like protein produces the protein MLYLASRSPRRQELLQRLDVPFQTLELDVPELRAPGESPEHYVQRVALDKARAGLAQVQAGDPDAIVLGSDTEVVLGERVFGKPADVDDAIAMLRALSGRTHQVLTAVVLVCARRAPAQAVVVSEVTFDTLDEAQIAAYAACGEPMGKAGAYAIQGRAERFISHLSGSYSGVMGLPLFHTSQLLTAFGAH, from the coding sequence ATGCTCTATCTCGCCTCCCGTTCGCCTCGTCGACAAGAACTGCTGCAACGTCTGGACGTGCCGTTCCAGACCCTGGAACTGGACGTGCCCGAGCTGCGCGCGCCGGGCGAATCGCCCGAGCACTATGTGCAGCGCGTGGCGCTGGACAAGGCGCGTGCCGGTCTGGCGCAGGTGCAGGCCGGCGACCCCGATGCGATCGTGCTGGGCTCCGATACCGAGGTGGTACTGGGCGAGCGGGTGTTCGGCAAGCCGGCCGATGTGGACGATGCGATCGCCATGCTGCGCGCGTTGTCCGGGCGTACCCACCAGGTACTCACGGCGGTGGTCCTAGTCTGCGCACGGCGCGCCCCGGCGCAGGCGGTGGTGGTGTCGGAGGTGACGTTCGACACGCTCGACGAGGCGCAGATCGCGGCCTACGCGGCCTGTGGCGAGCCGATGGGCAAGGCCGGCGCGTATGCGATCCAGGGGCGCGCGGAGCGTTTCATCAGCCATCTGTCCGGTAGCTATTCCGGCGTGATGGGGTTGCCGTTGTTTCATACCTCGCAGTTGCTCACAGCCTTTGGAGCGCATTGA
- a CDS encoding SIMPL domain-containing protein, protein MRTTLKPLLLALSLAAGTAMTAHAQSAPSYALSTDGTLLNISAEAEAKRVPDIATLSAGVVTQATDGNAAMRQNAEQMSKVMSAVKAAGIADKDVQTSGINLSPQYTYKENEAPKINGYQASNTVSLKVRDIARLGKVLDALVANGANDINGPSFSIDQPEPVYDEARVAALKKAQTRADTYAKSLGLKVRRIVSISEGRSGGGVRPMMMAASMRSAKAEMDTPVSPGESTLSINLDVTFELGQ, encoded by the coding sequence ATGCGTACCACCCTCAAGCCATTGCTGCTGGCCCTGTCCCTCGCTGCCGGAACCGCCATGACCGCCCACGCCCAATCCGCGCCGAGCTACGCCCTTTCCACTGACGGCACCCTGCTCAACATCTCGGCCGAGGCCGAGGCCAAGCGCGTACCGGACATCGCCACGTTGTCGGCCGGCGTGGTCACCCAGGCCACCGACGGCAACGCCGCGATGCGCCAGAACGCCGAGCAGATGAGCAAGGTCATGAGCGCGGTGAAGGCCGCCGGCATCGCCGACAAGGACGTGCAGACCAGCGGTATCAATCTCAGCCCGCAGTACACCTACAAGGAAAACGAGGCACCGAAGATCAACGGCTACCAGGCCAGCAACACGGTGAGCCTGAAGGTGCGCGACATCGCCAGGCTGGGCAAGGTGCTCGACGCCCTGGTCGCCAATGGCGCCAACGACATCAACGGCCCCAGTTTCTCGATCGACCAGCCCGAACCGGTCTACGACGAGGCACGCGTGGCCGCGCTGAAAAAGGCCCAGACCCGCGCCGACACCTACGCCAAGTCGCTGGGCCTGAAGGTGCGCCGCATCGTCAGCATCTCCGAAGGACGCAGTGGCGGCGGTGTGCGCCCGATGATGATGGCCGCCTCGATGCGCTCGGCCAAGGCCGAGATGGACACACCGGTGTCTCCGGGCGAAAGCACCCTGTCGATCAACCTGGATGTGACGTTCGAGCTGGGGCAGTAG
- a CDS encoding TonB-dependent receptor encodes MRTKSRSRRVIQKSALSLALGLCVSTAALAQSNTAGSIFGQAEPGASIQIQNLDTGFTRTISASKDGNYRFSALPTGTYTVISEGSGGDRVVRDGITVNVGTGTSVNFVASNASTLDTIQVRAGSINPIDVSSVESTTILTSEQIAKLPVPRDITSVALLAPGTVKGDSAFGNLASFGGASVAENAYYVNGFNVTNSFKGLNFANIPFEAIGEFQLKTGGYGAEFGRSTGGVLNIITKRGTNEFHAGGNVFWEPRSLREAKPDLVYPDGRRVEDNSKDLGWEAIGSVWASGALIKDKLFAYALLQYGEEKDDQYPESLDGITGDRNYQDKTTKPMWLVKLDWNINDSNLLALTAFSDRRDTDSNYYLTDFGTDASPSVTPRRGAFAGIDKTEQGGSFYSLNYKGYLTDTFTLSALAGHGEFKRINYGTSAAGLQQRYTGNVGGPVSGCPWIVDARPSVVSGQNSQINGCWFVSTLGRVDAKDTRDQYRIDAEWQLGDHLIRGGVDIDNFETIDGTSYSGGEQWRYGRYTPFGGTAADRTEDIVRRRVFQSGATVEVKQRAFYIEDTWSITDNFNAYLGLRWDSFDNRNGEGDSFVKIDNQFAPRIGFSWDVNGDSSLKIFGNAGRYALPLTANVAIRGASASLFSEEHYRYTGVDPVTGAPTGITRIPNVTSGEDTRYLNNEFGVGKDARTIASTNLEPMYQDEYILGFETQLTEGFSGGMRAIWRDLKTAIDDTCDYRPIFQWAEENGYQVNDANPGFPYCRLYNPGKDSIFVMDVDGDGTFETIPVAANVLGPRAQRTYKAIELFAEGQLSDKFFLQGSYTWSKNKGNTEGGVKSDIGQSDTGTTQDFDYPELAEGAKGYLPNDRRHTLKLFGNYEFNDEWSVGANLLVQSGRPVNCFGYYIDPAASGYQNSYFFCDKGDGRGSQPSPRGSAGRTPWTRTLDLNVAYRPAFADGKLVVKVDIFNVTNEDKPLSVYEYGEDASGNPQQGGTDAQGNAYANIYGYPTSWQTPRSVRFMMQYSF; translated from the coding sequence GTGCGCACCAAGAGCCGTTCACGACGTGTCATTCAGAAATCCGCCTTGAGCCTGGCGCTCGGGCTCTGCGTATCCACGGCTGCACTTGCGCAGTCGAATACCGCCGGCTCCATCTTCGGCCAAGCCGAGCCAGGCGCATCGATCCAGATCCAGAATCTGGACACCGGCTTCACCCGCACCATCAGCGCGAGTAAAGACGGCAACTATCGATTCTCTGCACTGCCCACCGGCACTTACACGGTGATCAGTGAAGGCAGCGGAGGCGACCGTGTCGTCCGTGACGGCATTACCGTCAACGTCGGTACCGGCACATCAGTCAATTTCGTCGCCAGTAACGCGTCAACATTGGACACCATCCAGGTGCGCGCGGGCTCGATCAATCCAATCGATGTGTCCTCTGTCGAGTCGACCACGATCCTGACGAGCGAACAGATCGCCAAGCTCCCGGTGCCTCGTGATATCACCAGCGTGGCCTTACTTGCACCCGGCACCGTGAAAGGCGACTCGGCATTCGGCAACCTGGCCTCGTTCGGCGGCGCGTCGGTGGCCGAGAACGCCTATTACGTCAACGGCTTCAATGTGACCAACTCGTTCAAGGGATTGAACTTCGCCAACATCCCGTTCGAAGCAATTGGCGAATTCCAGCTCAAGACCGGTGGCTACGGCGCTGAATTCGGGCGTTCGACCGGCGGCGTACTCAACATCATTACCAAACGCGGCACCAACGAATTCCACGCCGGCGGCAACGTATTCTGGGAGCCACGCTCGTTGCGCGAAGCCAAGCCGGATCTGGTTTACCCGGACGGCCGCAGGGTCGAGGACAACTCCAAAGATCTCGGATGGGAAGCGATCGGCTCGGTCTGGGCGAGTGGTGCACTGATCAAGGACAAGCTGTTCGCCTATGCACTACTGCAGTACGGCGAGGAAAAGGACGATCAGTACCCGGAAAGCCTGGACGGCATCACCGGGGACCGAAATTATCAGGACAAGACCACCAAGCCCATGTGGCTGGTCAAACTGGATTGGAACATCAACGACAGCAACTTGCTGGCATTGACAGCCTTCTCGGATCGCCGCGACACCGACTCCAATTACTATCTGACCGACTTCGGCACCGACGCCTCGCCGTCGGTCACCCCCAGGCGTGGCGCCTTTGCGGGTATCGACAAAACCGAACAAGGCGGCAGCTTCTACTCGCTGAACTACAAGGGTTACCTCACCGACACGTTCACCCTGTCGGCCCTGGCTGGTCATGGCGAATTCAAGCGAATCAATTACGGCACTTCTGCAGCTGGCTTACAGCAGCGTTATACCGGTAATGTCGGCGGCCCCGTTTCCGGCTGCCCATGGATCGTCGATGCGCGCCCCTCCGTCGTTTCGGGGCAGAACTCTCAGATCAACGGGTGCTGGTTTGTGAGCACGCTGGGACGCGTCGATGCCAAAGATACCCGCGATCAGTACCGTATCGACGCGGAGTGGCAACTGGGCGACCACCTGATACGCGGTGGTGTGGACATTGATAACTTCGAGACCATCGATGGAACCAGCTACTCCGGAGGCGAGCAGTGGCGCTACGGGCGCTATACACCTTTCGGCGGCACCGCAGCAGACCGTACCGAAGACATTGTCCGCCGACGCGTGTTCCAGAGCGGCGCAACCGTCGAAGTTAAACAGCGTGCGTTCTATATCGAAGATACCTGGTCGATCACCGATAACTTCAACGCCTACCTGGGTCTGCGTTGGGATAGCTTCGATAACCGCAATGGCGAAGGCGACAGTTTCGTCAAGATCGACAATCAATTCGCGCCGCGCATTGGCTTCTCGTGGGACGTCAACGGCGACTCTTCGCTGAAGATTTTTGGTAACGCGGGTCGTTATGCACTTCCGCTGACAGCAAACGTCGCCATCCGAGGCGCCAGCGCATCGCTCTTCAGCGAAGAGCACTATCGCTACACCGGCGTTGACCCGGTCACCGGCGCACCAACAGGCATTACGCGAATCCCCAACGTCACCAGTGGCGAGGACACACGCTATCTCAACAACGAGTTCGGTGTCGGCAAGGATGCACGCACCATCGCTTCCACCAATCTGGAACCGATGTATCAGGATGAGTACATCCTAGGCTTCGAAACCCAGCTTACAGAAGGCTTCTCCGGCGGAATGCGTGCAATTTGGCGCGACCTCAAGACCGCTATCGACGATACCTGTGACTATCGGCCGATCTTTCAATGGGCGGAGGAGAACGGCTACCAGGTCAACGATGCCAATCCCGGCTTCCCCTATTGCCGCCTTTACAACCCTGGCAAAGACAGCATTTTCGTAATGGATGTCGACGGAGACGGAACATTCGAAACCATTCCGGTCGCCGCCAACGTGCTGGGGCCACGTGCGCAACGCACCTACAAGGCGATTGAACTATTCGCCGAAGGCCAGTTGTCGGACAAGTTCTTCCTACAGGGCTCCTACACCTGGTCCAAGAACAAGGGAAACACCGAGGGCGGTGTCAAATCCGACATCGGTCAATCCGACACCGGCACCACCCAGGACTTCGACTATCCGGAGTTGGCAGAAGGCGCCAAGGGCTATTTGCCCAATGACCGCCGTCATACGCTCAAGCTATTTGGCAATTACGAGTTCAACGACGAATGGAGTGTGGGCGCGAATCTGCTTGTGCAATCGGGCCGACCGGTCAACTGCTTCGGTTACTACATCGACCCTGCAGCCAGCGGCTACCAGAACAGCTACTTCTTCTGCGATAAGGGGGATGGCCGGGGCAGCCAGCCGTCGCCGCGCGGCAGTGCGGGTCGCACACCGTGGACGCGCACTCTGGACCTCAACGTTGCCTATCGGCCGGCGTTTGCTGACGGCAAACTTGTGGTGAAGGTCGATATCTTCAACGTCACCAATGAAGACAAGCCTCTGTCGGTCTATGAATACGGCGAGGATGCGTCGGGCAACCCACAACAAGGCGGAACAGATGCCCAAGGTAATGCATACGCCAACATCTATGGCTACCCCACGAGCTGGCAGACGCCCCGCTCGGTACGATTCATGATGCAATACAGCTTCTGA